The segment atatatatatatatatatatataatatatatatataaatggctATGATAAATAAATGGTTCATGAACCTTCTCATTCCACTTCACTGTCTCTTGTAGGCACCATCGGGACTCTATACTGGGACCCAGTGCAGCAGCTACTATTCTCGGGAGCGTCAGACCATAGTGTTATCATGTGGGATATTGGAGGGAGGAAGGGACGAACACTACTGCTGCAGGGACATCAGTAAGAACAGAGGCTCAGCACACACCATTGTTCCAGGGATATTACTGAAAGCACACATACTACACAGACATACTATAAACACTTATCTATTGTGAGAGCattaagaacacacacactctatataCAGGGTTTTCTGTGGATCCTTTAAAAATCTTTGATTTTTCAAACCTTAAATAAAGGTCTAAATGTCTTCAAAATACTGCAGActcaataaatcaaatgaaacaaataaaactgttCTCAAAGCACTGTGCACTTCCAGGTTTAATAAGTGCAGCgtgtgcatggaaatgacctgGGGctgtgattgttattgtgatgcacagcaagcacagcacactgtgacaacaaaatgtggtctctgcatttaacccatcaccataatgagcagtgggcagccatgaaaggtgtccaGGGAGCAtatggtactttgctcattggtaccttggcggttaaAAATTTGAACTAGCAATCTCCAGATTGGTCCTTTTCATTAGCCTCTAGGTAACCACTGGCCATAGAAAaccgcatgcaaaaaaaaaaaaaaagactggaaaTAGTACAAATTGAAAATATAGCAGTCACCCCCTAGTGGCTTGCAGCATTACAGGTAAAATtgacaaaggcaaaaaaaataacagaattttTGAAGGAAAACtaatatatatcaaataataataaaaaaaacttttagtaCTGTTTAGAAGAACATTTAGCTCTCACAATGTCTGCTGAGAAAAACTAACCCTTGGACAAATAGCTGACGACCCTATGCAGGGTTTTAAATTTGGCTTCATAAAATCTGCAGAAACTCTGTATATATAACCTGGCATCTACAGGGGTATTAGACAGAACACACTATTTACACGGCTGCTTACACGGCTTGGTAATCAGTATTATAGTAAGCAGGACAACCTGAAAGAATAACATTCAAATATAATAACCATAAAGGGAAATTGCCTATTTttcttataaaataaataaatagggtCTCTGAGCAAACAACCTGATAGATTAATTTTTATTCAGTCCCTGGAAgatacaaatgacaaaaatgagatATTTTTCCAATATTTGATCATGGTAGTGTTATGAAAAGTTTCAATTTACCTTTTTTCTTTGGACACATTGATTACTGCATAcatgaataatattttatattctattcAAGAACTTTTTAATTTCAAAAATAGTAAAGTACCATTTGGCACCACTTgccaatgtgtttttttatttaatacctCTAAAATGGTTTAAGAATGTATTAATGCCCTTTTGCCAGTAGAAAGAGCTGATTAAGAGCCtgttatctctctctctgtctgttacAGTGACAAGGTGAATGCGCTGCGCTACCTCCAGCTAACCCGCCAGCTGATCTCCTGCTCAGCTGATGGAGCGATCACTGTGTGGAACATGGACACACGGCGGCTGGAGGTACGAATACCCAGCCTCCTGTCATGTGCACATGCTGGCTATTATACTACATATTTCAGAAAGCTTTAGCATATTTTGCAAAGTTTTGGCCTCCCCAGTAGTTTATTTAGCAactttttgccattttgtgCAGGATTTGTGTATTACTTTTGTTTTGAGTATAATATGGAGTAAGGGGTTTCGAATAtcagtccgccaaggtgccactgagcaaagcactttccacacacactgctccccgggtgcctgtcatggctgcctgctgctcatcAAGGTtaattggttaaaagcagaggactcatttcattgtgtgcaccatgtgctctactgtgtatcacaatgacaatcacttcactttcacttaattgaAGCATAGATAAAAGGAAAGGAACATGATGCAAAAGCTTGAACACCCCAATACATTTGAGTTCTCTGGTAACCTTTTCATAGGTATGATCTTTGTTAGCTTATTGCAAAGGGCTTGATCACTATTATAGTTTTGAATGGTGCTGAAGATTTCAAAGGTATATAAAACCACTATAAATACATAGTGATCCAAAAAGTGATCTAAATTGTACTTATAAATGTGGTCCAGGTTTAGCCATTGTTTTCCCCTGCCTTTGTGCTTCTAAtgacccccccaaaaattgtcaaacctctgcctgtctgtctctccaggCTCCTCAGTGGTTGGACAGTGATTCATGTCAGAAGTGTGAACAGCCATTCTTCTGGAACATAAAGCAAATGTGGGACACGAAGACCCTGGGGCTGCGGCAGGTATTTTTTCCAGCATTTCCATAGTAACTGTTACCTGCAGTGACCATTGACCAGCAGCCCCACTGTTCATTATGTCTGCCTCCTGATTTTCTTCAGCTCTTTATGTGGACTAATTTGTTATGTGTCAGTGTGTCTCAAATGCCCCTTTCACTTGGGCTTTGACTTATTTCCCAATCAGCACCACTGCAGGAAGTGCGGTCAAGCAGTTTGTGGAAAGTGCAGTTCCAAGCGCTCCACCTATCCAGTCATGGGTTTTGAGTTCCAGGTGCGGATGTGCGACGCCTGCTGTGATACCATCAAAGAGGAGGAGTGAGGAActacacacacgtgcacacacatacacacacaaacaaaattttCCTGCTGCCATTTCTATCTTTTTGAATTTTCTGTTCAGTAGAAATATTTGAagtttgtgtgcttgtgtgtttcagTCGTACACCTTTGGCTACGTTCCATGAGGGGAAGCACAACATCACTTGCATGGATATTGATCCCAGTAGAGGACTTATGGTGACCTGTGGCAGTGATCGAGTTGTCAAGGTCAGCATCACACACATTGCAGTTACTATTAAACCTTGATCTGAAGTGTTTGCTAAATGCAATTTCATATAATTTAAGTTGTAAGTGGAATACGTCCATGAAGCCTCAGCAGTCCTCTCACTTGCTTTTAGTCAATGGCCTGTAAATGCAGTGAGACTCATAACTGAATGGTTGTGGGTAAAATtccaaaccaccaaggtacctcgcacactgctccctgggctccttTCATGACCGCCctttgctcactaagggtgatatggggtttaatgcacattttgttgtgtaaccaaatgctgtttcacaatgtgaaaaagtgattgtcattgttttgttttcacaGTGAATACTCCGAATCAGTTCATTATGCCCCCCATTTCTATATAAAGGCAATTTCCTGCACCATTGTTTAAATATATCTCATTCAAATCTCTTGTCTAGATGAGTTCTTAGTCCATCTGTCATCATTATTCTACCCATTCAGAgtgattattattttgttaaatgtttgttttgtttgcatcTGACAATTTCATTCAAGACACACTCTCTTTTTCTGTCCATCTCTTTTAGGTATGGGATATGACACAGGTTGTTGGCTGTAGCATAGCAACCGGCTTCTCTGCCCGGTGAATGCCTGTAACCCCTGTTTGAGATGGAAACCACACGCTCTGCTCTGCTGACAGATGTCCTTCACGGGCCTGCCGTTGTCTAGGAAATGCACTCTGGATTGTCTGATTTAACTCTTCTGAGACGGAGCTGCTatagatttctgtgtgtgtgtgtgtgtgtgtgtgagtgagtgagaaagagatTTGCTTTTGATTGATTACATTTACTAAAGCACAGCATTGGACTGTGGCAGGACTTCTGCCTTTCAATCCATTCTCCATTCAGATTCACAGGAAGCACCCAATTAAAACTCCTGTCTTAATGTATTATAACAATTAACCAGTTGGCCTTATGTCTGTTTTCTCAGGGGGTCAAGGTGACTTAAGTCCACGTTAGAATGATAATGTGTTGCCATGGAACCAGGCATTTATAAGCACTTTTAGCCCCCATCATATAATGT is part of the Denticeps clupeoides chromosome 19, fDenClu1.1, whole genome shotgun sequence genome and harbors:
- the wdfy1 gene encoding WD repeat and FYVE domain-containing protein 1, giving the protein MAAEIHSRPQSSRPVLLNKIEGHQDAVAAAVLIPREDGVITVSEDRTIRVWLKRDSGQYWPSIYHTISAPCTCMSYHHESRRIFIGQDNGGIVEFLISEDFNKMNHVKTYPAHQNRVSDLLFSLESLWLISTGHDKSVSWMCTQSGSMLGRHHFSCWASCLQYDHETQHTFVGDYSGQITLLKLEQNTYNIITTLKGHEGTIGTLYWDPVQQLLFSGASDHSVIMWDIGGRKGRTLLLQGHHDKVNALRYLQLTRQLISCSADGAITVWNMDTRRLEAPQWLDSDSCQKCEQPFFWNIKQMWDTKTLGLRQHHCRKCGQAVCGKCSSKRSTYPVMGFEFQVRMCDACCDTIKEEDRTPLATFHEGKHNITCMDIDPSRGLMVTCGSDRVVKVWDMTQVVGCSIATGFSAR